The genomic DNA GGAAATTGAGGTCAATCACTCACGAAGACCATTGTTATCGGCGACATTTGTGTGAATGCTGATTGCCTCGCCGCCTTCACCGCAGATGAATTCTGTAACTTCATGAACTTTGTCTCCTCGCAAATCAGCTGCTGCACCTCAGTACCAAAGTGTGAGTCCATGAAGTGATCGCTTCGCCGATACCCTGGGCTGCGCCGATAGTCACCGCTTTTTGCCAGTCATATCAGGCATGACGTCTCCTATTGGCCGAATCAGAATCGGATAGAGGACTTATCGAGGACGGGGAGGAGCTCGATGCGTGCTGCAGCTTCAACGTTCTTCAGGTATTGGATACCACGTTGCGCACAGTCGCGGCCTGTAGGGAAAGGCTGGGATTCGATTGTGATCCAACCGCTGTATCCAGCATCGAAGAGCGCGTGATAGTAGCTCATGAAGTCGATGCATCCTCCGCCAGGGTATGCGCGGTTTGCGTCAGAGAAATGAACGTAGCCAATACGGTCAGCCCACCGTCGTATCGCGGCGAAGGGATCTGTTTCTTCCATGTGCATGGAGTGAGTGTCGATGTGCATGGATACGTTTGGGCGATTGACCTCCTCGAGGAAATTGCCGACCTCATCGAGCGTGTTCAACCAGTTCGAAATGTACTGGAGGATATTTTCTACGACGATCTGACCTCCAGTTGAATCGGCATGATCAGCCAACTCACCTAAAGCATCGACGAGACGTTGACGAGTAATCTGGGCTTTGTTGGGGTGCGGGATATTGCCGCGCATTGTCCCAATAACTACTGAACAATCGAGTTCATTGGCCAGATCGAGGTGTTCTTTTAAACGCTCTACGGCTCTCTTGCGTATGTCGACCGAATCGACAGTTAATCCCAAACCGTTATAAAGCAGCTCAAGTCCGGTACAGATGCTGGAGAATCCCAGTCCCTTGTCAGCTGCTTTCTTCTTATATAGGGCGCCGTCGTGCTCACGGGGGCTATGGAGGTAGAACTCAATGCCGTCATATCCCAATTCGGCCGCAGTGTCGGTGACCTCTTCGAAACTTCCCCGCAGAACTACGGGCATACGTGTTGGTAGCTCTTCAAGGGAGACTTGGATTCCGTATCTGAACGTCATCGTTCGCTCGCTTTCTGTCCGAGGAAAGGGTGCGGGGGCATAGAGAAGATCTGTGCCCCCGCATTGATCTAGCAGTCTTCGCCCAGTACGGTGTTGCTGAGTTGCTGAACGATCCTCAGGAGGCTCGAGTGATCCTCTCCTGCGAATCCTTGCGCTTCAAGCGATGACATGTGCTGGCGCACGACTGCGGTCAACGGCATAAAAGCGTCTTCTTCAGCGGCGGTGGTCAAGGCATTGTTGAGGTCTTTGATGTGCAGATTGATGCGGAAACCGGGAGAAAACTCCTGAGTGAGCATCTTTGTAGCCTTCTGTTCCATGACCGCAGAACCTGCTAGACCGCCCCGGATCGCTTCAACGACGGACGCAGGATCCACGCCAGACTTTTGCGCGAGTACAAGCGCTTCTGCGAGGACAGCGATGTTGAC from Schaalia sp. ZJ405 includes the following:
- a CDS encoding sugar phosphate isomerase/epimerase family protein, with the protein product MTFRYGIQVSLEELPTRMPVVLRGSFEEVTDTAAELGYDGIEFYLHSPREHDGALYKKKAADKGLGFSSICTGLELLYNGLGLTVDSVDIRKRAVERLKEHLDLANELDCSVVIGTMRGNIPHPNKAQITRQRLVDALGELADHADSTGGQIVVENILQYISNWLNTLDEVGNFLEEVNRPNVSMHIDTHSMHMEETDPFAAIRRWADRIGYVHFSDANRAYPGGGCIDFMSYYHALFDAGYSGWITIESQPFPTGRDCAQRGIQYLKNVEAAARIELLPVLDKSSIRF